In a single window of the Bradyrhizobium sp. ORS 285 genome:
- a CDS encoding TonB-dependent siderophore receptor translates to MGQAVFPASLRAGAAHRGAPAPDMTGRDISGVKVSAVASLIAVASFSGAEAQQAPLPSVTVEAPATRAKPAASRPSADQIRARSALRRAARQPQRQPQAPTGPQTPPDANPYADAAAPYKVDRVASGKFTEKLVNTPKTITVMSKEVMEDKRITTLKEVGRSTAGVTLGSGEGGNAFGDRFFIRGFDARNDIFIDGIRDPAVSVRENFFTEQVEILRGPASAYAGRGTAGGAINIITKQAGDRNFTNAESTIGTDQTKRVTLDVNQTISPTFSVRTGGLFQDANVAGRDHVTDDRWGGFVSTKWTPNDSLKVTTNYVHTDLSGYPDFGVPFYKQGNIPVTSAGIPRNTWYGFLNRDFQAARQDFGTLAGELKLSDSVTFSSKLRGEHSELNYIGTLPNASVTGTASPDPTKWVFNASPQSRYQTVDNCANQNDLTIKFDTGPVKHTTVVGTEFSKENISIDRYAGLASEAFGTQGTATGGLQNQNMFSPAYTNLPFTTVGYLTGNPTRYDVDSKSAYLIDTANWRDTLIFTGGLRYDGYAMRSSNNTASATVDSDLINYNLGLVYKPLPIASLYAAYATSANPFGSELDGTATDYGGIPPNSTIILGPERNKGAEVGTKWELFDRHLLVTGALFQTTKDNARETVNGLLTSGAAYRIQGIDIEAEGKLTDRWSIFGGLVLMQSKVTQSGVASNAGLQLANIAHQSLSVLSKYKLDDGWEIGGQAVYRSKVFGGTFAANTGNELPSYWRFDAFIEKQFDKNWSAKLYAQNITNQLYYDTFYRSNVPFTQVAPGRAFYLITTAKF, encoded by the coding sequence ATGGGACAAGCCGTTTTTCCAGCAAGCTTGCGCGCCGGGGCGGCGCATCGAGGGGCCCCCGCCCCCGACATGACCGGGAGGGACATCTCCGGCGTGAAGGTGTCGGCGGTGGCGAGCCTGATCGCGGTGGCGTCGTTCTCGGGGGCCGAGGCGCAACAGGCGCCGCTGCCGTCCGTCACCGTCGAAGCGCCGGCGACGCGCGCCAAGCCGGCGGCGTCGCGTCCGTCGGCCGACCAGATCCGCGCCCGTAGCGCGCTGCGCCGCGCCGCGCGCCAGCCGCAGCGACAGCCGCAGGCGCCGACCGGCCCGCAGACGCCGCCCGATGCCAATCCTTATGCCGATGCCGCCGCGCCCTATAAGGTCGATCGCGTCGCCTCCGGCAAGTTCACCGAGAAGCTGGTGAATACGCCGAAGACCATCACCGTGATGAGCAAGGAGGTGATGGAGGACAAGCGCATCACCACCCTGAAGGAGGTCGGCCGCTCCACCGCCGGCGTCACGCTCGGCTCCGGCGAAGGCGGCAACGCGTTCGGCGACCGCTTCTTCATCCGCGGCTTCGACGCCCGCAACGACATCTTCATCGACGGCATCCGCGATCCCGCGGTGTCGGTGCGCGAGAACTTCTTCACCGAGCAGGTCGAGATCCTGCGCGGGCCTGCGTCGGCCTATGCCGGACGCGGCACCGCCGGCGGCGCCATCAACATCATCACCAAGCAGGCCGGCGACCGTAATTTCACCAATGCCGAGTCGACCATCGGCACCGACCAGACCAAGCGCGTCACGCTCGACGTCAACCAGACGATCTCGCCGACCTTCTCCGTGCGCACCGGCGGCCTGTTCCAGGATGCCAATGTGGCGGGGCGCGACCACGTCACGGACGATCGCTGGGGCGGCTTCGTCTCGACCAAGTGGACGCCGAACGACTCGCTGAAGGTGACGACCAACTACGTCCACACCGATCTCTCCGGCTATCCGGATTTCGGCGTGCCGTTCTACAAGCAGGGCAACATTCCGGTCACCTCGGCCGGCATCCCGCGCAACACCTGGTACGGCTTCCTCAACCGCGACTTCCAGGCGGCGCGGCAGGATTTCGGCACGCTGGCCGGTGAGCTGAAGCTCAGCGACAGCGTCACCTTCTCGAGCAAGCTGCGCGGCGAGCATTCCGAGCTGAACTATATCGGCACCCTGCCCAATGCGAGCGTGACCGGAACGGCGAGCCCGGATCCGACCAAATGGGTCTTCAACGCCAGCCCGCAGAGCCGCTATCAGACGGTCGACAACTGCGCCAACCAGAACGACCTGACGATCAAGTTCGACACCGGACCGGTCAAGCACACCACGGTTGTCGGCACGGAGTTCTCCAAGGAGAACATCTCGATCGACCGCTATGCCGGCCTCGCCTCCGAGGCGTTCGGAACGCAGGGCACCGCCACCGGCGGGCTACAGAACCAGAACATGTTCAGCCCGGCCTATACCAACCTGCCGTTCACGACCGTGGGCTATCTGACCGGCAACCCGACCCGCTACGACGTCGACAGCAAGAGCGCCTATCTCATCGACACCGCGAACTGGCGCGACACGCTGATCTTCACCGGCGGCCTGCGCTATGACGGGTATGCGATGCGCTCGTCGAACAACACGGCGTCGGCGACAGTCGATTCCGACCTGATCAACTACAATCTCGGCCTGGTCTACAAGCCGCTGCCGATCGCCAGCCTCTATGCGGCCTATGCGACCTCGGCCAATCCGTTCGGCTCGGAGCTCGACGGCACCGCGACGGATTACGGCGGCATCCCGCCGAACAGCACCATCATCCTCGGGCCGGAGCGCAACAAGGGCGCGGAGGTCGGCACCAAATGGGAGCTGTTCGACCGGCACCTGCTGGTGACCGGCGCGCTGTTCCAGACCACCAAGGACAATGCCCGCGAGACCGTCAACGGCCTGCTGACCTCGGGCGCCGCCTACCGCATCCAGGGCATCGACATCGAGGCGGAGGGCAAGCTGACCGATCGCTGGAGCATCTTCGGCGGCCTGGTGCTGATGCAGTCCAAGGTGACGCAGAGCGGCGTCGCCTCCAACGCCGGCCTGCAGCTCGCCAACATCGCCCACCAGTCGCTGAGCGTGCTCTCGAAGTACAAGCTCGACGACGGCTGGGAGATCGGCGGCCAGGCGGTGTACCGCTCGAAAGTGTTCGGCGGCACCTTCGCGGCCAACACCGGCAACGAGCTGCCGAGCTACTGGCGCTTCGATGCCTTCATCGAGAAGCAGTTCGACAAGAACTGGAGCGCGAAGCTCTACGCCCAGAACATCACCAACCAGCTCTATTACGACACCTTCTACCGCAGCAACGTGCCGTTCACGCAGGTCGCTCCGGGCCGGGCCTTCTACTTGATCACCACCGCGAAGTTCTGA
- a CDS encoding TonB-dependent siderophore receptor, whose amino-acid sequence MGKAVFPRSLRGASWHAEEPSAEMSGVKVSAVASLIAVASFSSAEAQQAPLPSVNVEAPVARPKPAASRPSAEQIRARDAMRRAARQQQQQQQAAAPKSNLPPDRNPYSSPASDYKGERLQASGKFPEKLLNTPKTVTVLSKEILADKNSTSLKSAVLSTAGVTLGTGEGGNAFGDRFFIRGFDARNDVFIDGVRDAGVSVRENFFTEQVEILRGPASSFAGRGTTGGAINIVTKQATTDNSFYNMDTTLGTDQTKRVVIDVNQKITPTFAARVGGLFQDAGVAGRDYVTDNRNGGFIATKWTPLDTVTLATNYIHTEVSGRPDFGVPYYRPSTLTAGAPFPEVGSPRNAWYGFVNRDFQRIGQDIGTINAEVKITPDLTISDKVRVSRSTLNYIGTLPEGATITNPIENSVIRANPQSRFQQTDVLANQLDATYKFDTGAFRHTLVAGLEVSQEKALINSYTGLTSEQQGLPFAGNGSLSNVSVFNPQFTNLPFGIPSLSQFPTNLKVDTVSVYALDSVNYRDLVILNGGVRYDKYDVRVDGFGTVNGVANTPGSTAASSGLPNFNLGLTLKPVPYASFYAAYATSSNPVGAEFDGLSAAYGGLTAVTNGGANQVFGPEKNTSIEIGTKWELLDGRLLVTGALFQTEKENARESFNVTRQTATAACPYNATSGNVPCISAGAAYRIRGIDLQAGGKLTDKWSIFGGLVLMQSEVTKSNILPANTALFASNVGLQLANTAHQSFSLLTKYQINDTWEIGGQAVYRSKIFGGTWLAANQGTELPSYWRFDAFAEAKLDKNWTAKLFVANIFDKLYYDAFYQSAAPFTFVGPGRSASIVLSGRF is encoded by the coding sequence ATGGGTAAGGCAGTCTTTCCAAGGAGCTTGCGTGGAGCAAGCTGGCACGCAGAGGAACCATCCGCTGAGATGTCCGGCGTGAAGGTCTCGGCGGTCGCGAGCCTGATCGCGGTCGCGTCGTTCTCGAGTGCCGAAGCCCAGCAGGCGCCGCTGCCCTCCGTCAACGTCGAAGCCCCCGTGGCGCGTCCCAAGCCGGCCGCCTCGCGCCCGAGCGCCGAGCAGATCCGCGCGCGCGACGCGATGCGCCGCGCGGCCCGTCAGCAGCAGCAGCAGCAACAGGCTGCGGCGCCGAAGAGCAACCTGCCGCCCGACCGCAACCCCTATTCCAGCCCCGCCTCCGACTACAAGGGTGAGCGGCTGCAGGCCTCCGGCAAATTTCCCGAGAAGCTCCTGAACACGCCGAAGACGGTCACGGTGCTGAGCAAGGAGATCCTGGCGGACAAGAACTCCACCAGCTTGAAATCCGCCGTGCTGTCGACCGCCGGCGTGACGCTCGGCACCGGCGAAGGCGGCAACGCGTTCGGCGACCGATTCTTCATCCGCGGCTTCGACGCGCGCAACGACGTGTTCATCGACGGCGTGCGCGACGCCGGCGTGTCGGTGCGCGAGAACTTCTTCACCGAGCAGGTCGAGATCCTGCGCGGCCCGGCCTCCTCCTTCGCCGGCCGCGGCACCACCGGCGGCGCGATCAATATCGTGACCAAGCAGGCCACGACCGACAACAGCTTCTACAACATGGACACCACGCTCGGCACCGACCAGACCAAGCGCGTGGTGATCGACGTCAACCAGAAGATCACCCCGACCTTCGCCGCGCGCGTCGGCGGCCTGTTCCAGGATGCAGGCGTCGCCGGGCGCGACTACGTGACCGACAACCGCAATGGCGGCTTCATCGCCACCAAGTGGACGCCGCTCGACACCGTGACGCTCGCGACCAACTACATCCACACCGAGGTTTCGGGCCGCCCGGACTTCGGCGTGCCGTATTACCGTCCGAGCACGCTCACGGCGGGCGCGCCGTTCCCGGAGGTCGGCTCGCCGCGCAACGCGTGGTACGGCTTCGTCAACCGCGACTTCCAGCGCATCGGCCAGGACATCGGCACGATCAACGCCGAGGTGAAGATCACCCCCGACCTGACGATCTCGGACAAGGTCCGGGTGTCGCGCTCGACACTCAACTATATCGGCACGCTGCCGGAAGGCGCGACCATCACCAATCCGATCGAGAACTCGGTGATCCGCGCCAACCCGCAGAGCCGCTTCCAGCAGACCGACGTGCTCGCCAATCAGCTCGATGCGACCTACAAGTTCGACACCGGTGCCTTCAGGCACACCCTGGTCGCCGGCCTCGAAGTGTCGCAGGAAAAGGCACTCATCAACAGCTACACCGGTCTCACCTCCGAGCAGCAGGGCCTTCCTTTCGCAGGCAATGGCTCACTTTCCAATGTGAGCGTGTTCAACCCGCAGTTCACCAACCTGCCGTTCGGCATTCCATCGCTGAGCCAATTCCCGACCAACCTCAAGGTCGACACGGTGAGCGTCTATGCGCTCGACAGCGTCAACTACCGGGATCTCGTGATCCTCAACGGCGGTGTCCGCTATGACAAATACGACGTCCGGGTCGACGGCTTCGGCACCGTCAACGGCGTCGCCAACACGCCGGGTTCGACCGCCGCCTCCAGCGGCCTGCCGAACTTCAATCTCGGCCTGACCTTGAAGCCGGTGCCCTATGCGAGCTTCTATGCGGCCTATGCGACGTCGTCGAACCCGGTGGGCGCGGAGTTCGATGGTCTCAGCGCCGCCTATGGCGGTCTGACGGCGGTCACCAATGGCGGGGCCAACCAGGTGTTCGGGCCCGAGAAGAACACCTCGATCGAGATCGGCACCAAATGGGAGCTGCTCGACGGCCGCCTGCTGGTGACCGGTGCCTTGTTTCAGACCGAGAAGGAGAATGCCCGCGAGTCGTTCAACGTCACGAGACAGACGGCGACGGCGGCGTGCCCCTACAACGCCACCTCGGGCAACGTGCCGTGTATCTCGGCCGGCGCAGCCTACCGCATCCGCGGCATCGACCTGCAGGCGGGCGGCAAGCTGACCGACAAATGGAGCATCTTCGGCGGCCTCGTGCTGATGCAATCCGAGGTGACCAAGTCGAACATCCTGCCGGCCAACACCGCGCTGTTCGCCAGCAATGTCGGCCTGCAGCTCGCCAACACCGCACACCAGTCGTTCAGCCTGCTGACGAAGTACCAGATCAACGATACCTGGGAGATCGGCGGCCAGGCCGTGTACCGCTCGAAGATCTTCGGCGGTACCTGGCTCGCGGCCAACCAGGGCACGGAGCTGCCGAGCTACTGGCGCTTCGATGCCTTCGCGGAAGCCAAGCTCGACAAGAACTGGACCGCGAAGCTGTTCGTTGCCAACATCTTCGACAAGCTCTACTACGACGCCTTCTATCAGAGTGCCGCGCCGTTCACCTTCGTCGGACCGGGCAGAAGCGCATCGATCGTCCTGTCGGGACGCTTTTGA
- a CDS encoding Fe2+-dependent dioxygenase, whose amino-acid sequence MLICVPGILSKDDVADFRRIMDQSDWEDGRSTAGAQSAMVKRNEQLPPDSEVARKLGHRIISAMTANPRFLAAAIPQQIFPPLFNRYAADAGHHFGIHVDNAVRGDKLTGLRIRTDLSVTLFLSEPEEYDGGELVIEDLYGSHEVKLPAGDLVLYPASSLHMVTPVTRGVRVASFFWLQSMIRDPLARSMIFDLDTTIQGLSQRLGRDDPEMVRLTGLYHNLIRYWAEA is encoded by the coding sequence ATGCTGATCTGTGTCCCCGGAATTCTAAGCAAAGACGATGTGGCGGACTTCCGCCGCATCATGGACCAAAGCGACTGGGAGGACGGCCGCTCGACGGCCGGCGCCCAGTCGGCCATGGTGAAGCGCAACGAGCAGCTGCCGCCCGACAGCGAGGTGGCGCGCAAGCTCGGCCACCGCATCATTTCGGCGATGACCGCCAATCCCCGGTTTCTCGCCGCCGCCATCCCGCAGCAGATCTTCCCGCCGCTGTTCAACCGCTACGCCGCCGACGCCGGCCATCATTTCGGCATCCACGTCGACAACGCGGTGCGCGGCGACAAGCTGACCGGCCTGCGCATCCGCACCGACCTCTCCGTCACGCTGTTTCTCTCGGAGCCCGAAGAATATGACGGCGGCGAGCTCGTCATCGAGGATCTCTACGGCTCGCACGAAGTGAAGCTGCCGGCCGGCGATCTCGTGCTGTATCCCGCCTCCAGCCTGCACATGGTCACGCCGGTGACGCGTGGCGTTCGCGTCGCCTCGTTCTTCTGGCTGCAGAGCATGATCCGCGATCCCCTCGCCCGCAGCATGATCTTCGACTTGGACACCACGATCCAGGGATTGTCGCAGCGGCTCGGGCGCGACGATCCGGAGATGGTGCGTCTGACCGGCCTCTATCACAACCTGATCCGCTACTGGGCCGAGGCCTGA
- the exbB gene encoding tonB-system energizer ExbB, with protein MFRNVLYVGAVIAAVSAGAVAHAEQPAAAPKPGQAATAPQTATTTPASTAAAKSVPTPTATAATPASAPSQTTAPKPVTTGQATTPPAAAQTAQAQPATAPASAAPAPAATTPAATTSAAPTPAATTGQTSAAAVADAQAPAATEAVTDAAAADKPKEQAEKPAQSAAQAAAHVPHDLSPWSMFLAADILVKSVMMGLALASLATWTVFIAKTVEFAVLRRKLSSALRKVDDVRWLSEAKLALGSKQSVLTVLIDAAMHEIRMSSELPPHGVNERAASSFSEIVRAEGRRCRTGMGLLATIGSISPFVGLFGTVWGIMNSFIGISKSQTTNLAVVAPGIAEALLATAIGLVAAIPAVIIYNHFTRVTKGYMELVNRSSGATARMLSRDLDRGQSHHTPQGRGFEPIHVHSSPPMALAAE; from the coding sequence ATGTTCAGGAACGTTCTTTACGTAGGAGCGGTGATTGCCGCCGTTTCGGCCGGCGCGGTTGCGCATGCCGAGCAGCCGGCCGCCGCGCCGAAGCCTGGCCAGGCTGCGACTGCGCCGCAGACCGCAACAACGACTCCGGCGAGCACCGCCGCAGCAAAGAGCGTCCCGACTCCGACGGCAACGGCCGCGACCCCGGCATCGGCTCCGTCTCAGACAACGGCACCGAAGCCTGTCACCACCGGACAGGCAACGACACCGCCGGCTGCAGCACAGACGGCGCAAGCGCAACCGGCGACTGCACCCGCCTCTGCCGCACCTGCGCCCGCTGCAACGACTCCCGCAGCAACGACCAGCGCTGCGCCGACGCCCGCCGCCACCACAGGCCAGACGTCCGCTGCTGCAGTGGCCGACGCGCAGGCACCCGCCGCCACGGAAGCCGTGACCGACGCGGCGGCGGCCGACAAGCCGAAGGAACAGGCAGAGAAGCCGGCGCAGTCCGCTGCGCAAGCAGCAGCCCACGTTCCGCATGACCTGTCGCCGTGGTCGATGTTCCTCGCCGCCGACATCCTGGTGAAGTCGGTGATGATGGGCCTCGCACTGGCCTCGCTCGCCACCTGGACCGTGTTCATCGCCAAGACCGTCGAATTCGCTGTTCTCCGCCGCAAGCTGAGCAGCGCGCTCCGCAAGGTCGACGACGTGCGCTGGCTGTCTGAAGCCAAGCTCGCTCTGGGCTCGAAGCAGAGCGTGCTCACGGTGCTGATCGATGCAGCGATGCATGAGATCCGGATGTCGTCGGAGCTGCCGCCGCACGGCGTCAACGAACGTGCCGCGTCGAGCTTCTCCGAGATCGTGCGCGCCGAAGGCCGTCGCTGCCGCACCGGCATGGGCCTGCTCGCCACCATCGGCTCGATCTCGCCCTTCGTCGGCCTGTTCGGCACCGTCTGGGGCATCATGAACAGCTTCATCGGCATCTCGAAGTCGCAGACGACCAATCTCGCCGTCGTCGCTCCGGGCATCGCCGAGGCGCTGCTCGCGACCGCCATCGGCCTCGTGGCTGCGATCCCCGCCGTGATCATCTACAATCACTTCACCCGCGTGACCAAAGGCTACATGGAGCTCGTCAACCGCTCCTCCGGCGCCACCGCCCGCATGCTGTCGCGCGATCTCGATCGCGGCCAGAGCCACCATACGCCGCAGGGCCGGGGCTTCGAGCCGATCCACGTCCACTCGTCGCCGCCGATGGCGCTGGCCGCGGAGTAA
- the exbD gene encoding TonB system transport protein ExbD → MAVSLSEADGDDDLGESADINVTPFIDVILVLLIIFMVAAPLSTVDVPVDLPTSSATPQKKPDKPIYVSIKPDLTLFVGEEQVKRASLVSTLEHIPDAAKDKFIFLRADRGVAYGELMDVMELLRTGGYPKIKLVTVEGVPQAAAQAAH, encoded by the coding sequence ATGGCCGTCTCTCTCTCGGAAGCCGATGGCGACGACGATCTCGGAGAATCCGCCGACATCAACGTCACCCCGTTCATCGACGTGATCCTGGTGCTGCTGATCATCTTCATGGTGGCGGCGCCGCTCTCGACGGTCGACGTTCCCGTCGACCTCCCGACATCGAGCGCGACGCCGCAGAAGAAGCCGGACAAGCCGATCTATGTCAGCATCAAGCCGGACCTCACGCTGTTTGTCGGCGAGGAGCAGGTGAAGCGGGCGAGCCTCGTGAGCACGCTCGAGCACATTCCGGATGCCGCCAAGGACAAGTTCATCTTCCTGCGCGCCGACCGCGGCGTCGCCTATGGCGAGCTGATGGACGTAATGGAGCTGCTGCGGACCGGCGGCTACCCGAAGATCAAGCTGGTCACGGTCGAAGGTGTCCCGCAAGCGGCAGCGCAAGCCGCTCATTGA
- a CDS encoding energy transducer TonB, with translation MVEHKYQGATRRLWISAAIGALMLHGGGAALAVVHLSGQDTEGGLGAAGAEFALEMASPQVEENDLPPGPDSDAAEAAPEQMQQTAEVKETDAVKDKPTETEEEADRVVTQNEPKKPEKEEQQEAAQQAEASVASAAQQESARKALDEAAPPAETAKAPNVGLGKDKQKLTENWGRKISAYFELHKRYPDGKKHAGTVKVALVLSRAGKVMSASVMQSCGDPMFDDAAISMIRRSDPVPAPPSGLTDDQFSFSLDVNFNQKK, from the coding sequence ATGGTCGAACACAAGTATCAAGGAGCGACCCGCCGCTTGTGGATCTCGGCGGCGATCGGAGCATTGATGCTGCACGGCGGCGGAGCGGCGCTCGCGGTGGTTCATCTCAGCGGCCAGGACACCGAAGGCGGCCTCGGCGCGGCCGGCGCCGAGTTCGCCCTCGAGATGGCCTCGCCTCAGGTCGAGGAGAACGACCTTCCGCCCGGCCCCGACAGCGATGCGGCGGAGGCCGCGCCGGAGCAGATGCAGCAGACGGCAGAGGTGAAGGAAACCGACGCGGTCAAGGACAAGCCGACCGAGACCGAGGAGGAAGCCGACCGAGTCGTCACGCAGAACGAACCGAAGAAGCCCGAGAAGGAAGAGCAGCAGGAGGCCGCCCAGCAGGCCGAAGCCTCGGTGGCGTCGGCTGCGCAGCAGGAGTCGGCACGCAAGGCGCTCGACGAGGCCGCGCCGCCCGCGGAGACGGCGAAAGCGCCGAATGTCGGCCTCGGCAAGGACAAGCAGAAGCTGACGGAGAACTGGGGTCGCAAGATCAGCGCCTATTTCGAGCTGCACAAGCGCTATCCCGACGGCAAGAAGCACGCCGGCACGGTGAAGGTCGCGCTGGTGCTGAGCCGCGCCGGCAAGGTGATGTCGGCCTCCGTCATGCAGTCCTGCGGCGACCCGATGTTCGATGACGCTGCGATCTCGATGATCCGGCGCTCCGATCCGGTCCCGGCACCGCCGTCCGGACTGACCGACGATCAGTTCAGCTTCAGCCTCGACGTGAACTTCAATCAGAAGAAGTAG
- a CDS encoding outer membrane beta-barrel protein — MERAGRQTGAPGRRISGDVLRCREEPVAITVLLVTLFGIAPSYAQTVIPGTQARAYADPGTNEGGPVIVVPNRRRQPARPANGTGPVVIPQVIVSPGGTDPEPKTSEQMEERPPARTTRSPIDPGAGALPQAARREPAPRLAPVRNGFFGAPSAGLLVGGCLSTPGRLSTTNVPNRCLDALAFAVSPPPATRGVLPRNLPPIPRQDAQPIPPVLADKPKMRLPPVNRGQKPQEQPAQTPPMMEEDPFEPKGITVGNFILKPAFEMSSGFDSNPGRVPQGKGSAFVSVAPVLLVRSQFDKHLLNADVRVGYIDYAKLRQLSRPTVDAKVNGRYDITDTFALNGEGHVAVDADDPGTPRFAGRFAKIPLASTVGGSAGVTKRFEDFEVSTKAAIDRVAFQNASLMDGQIVSNADRNFVQYGSQSRVTYNLTPEIRPFVDVAVDRRVHDIAVDAEGFRRDSTGTAVEAGVTFNYADKLTGDVAVGYLNRRYQDPMLKPVNGFIADANLTWQFAKETAIALGAKSQVVEITEPGISGVLKRDVTVGVEHQFEPWLVGTFLAGYGQDAFTGTTRVDNRYLVELGMLYKFSRLLQFRASVRREETRSNFRENNLSATVVQVGARVQY, encoded by the coding sequence TTGGAACGAGCAGGACGACAGACAGGCGCGCCCGGACGTCGCATTAGTGGCGACGTTCTGCGGTGTCGGGAGGAGCCGGTGGCGATCACCGTGCTGCTCGTGACACTGTTCGGGATCGCGCCGTCCTACGCCCAGACCGTCATTCCCGGCACGCAGGCCCGGGCCTATGCAGATCCCGGGACCAATGAGGGCGGGCCCGTCATCGTCGTCCCCAATCGCCGCCGCCAGCCGGCGCGGCCGGCGAATGGCACTGGTCCGGTGGTCATCCCGCAAGTGATCGTCTCGCCTGGCGGCACCGATCCTGAGCCGAAGACATCGGAGCAAATGGAGGAGCGACCGCCGGCGCGGACGACGCGCTCGCCGATCGATCCGGGAGCGGGTGCGCTGCCTCAGGCGGCGCGCCGCGAGCCCGCACCGCGTCTCGCACCTGTACGCAACGGTTTCTTCGGCGCACCCTCCGCGGGCCTTCTGGTCGGCGGCTGCCTGTCGACGCCGGGCCGGCTGTCGACGACGAATGTCCCCAATCGCTGCCTCGATGCGCTGGCCTTCGCCGTCAGTCCGCCGCCGGCGACCCGCGGCGTCCTGCCGCGCAATCTGCCGCCGATCCCGCGGCAGGATGCGCAGCCGATCCCGCCTGTTCTGGCCGACAAGCCGAAGATGCGGCTGCCGCCCGTCAATCGAGGACAGAAGCCTCAGGAGCAGCCGGCGCAGACGCCGCCGATGATGGAGGAGGACCCTTTCGAGCCCAAGGGCATCACGGTGGGAAACTTCATTCTAAAACCTGCCTTCGAGATGTCCTCCGGTTTCGACAGCAATCCCGGACGTGTGCCGCAAGGCAAGGGCTCCGCCTTCGTCAGCGTCGCGCCGGTCCTGCTCGTGCGCTCGCAGTTCGACAAGCATCTGCTCAACGCCGATGTGCGCGTCGGCTACATCGACTATGCCAAGCTCCGGCAGCTCTCGAGGCCCACCGTCGACGCGAAGGTGAATGGGCGCTACGACATCACCGATACGTTTGCGCTCAACGGCGAGGGCCACGTTGCCGTCGATGCCGATGACCCCGGCACGCCGCGTTTCGCCGGCCGCTTCGCCAAGATTCCGCTGGCATCGACCGTGGGCGGCTCCGCCGGAGTCACCAAACGGTTCGAGGATTTTGAAGTCTCGACCAAGGCCGCCATCGACCGGGTCGCGTTTCAGAATGCATCTCTGATGGACGGCCAGATCGTCAGCAACGCCGACCGCAACTTCGTGCAGTACGGCTCGCAGAGCCGCGTCACCTATAATCTCACGCCGGAGATCCGCCCCTTCGTCGACGTCGCGGTCGACCGCCGCGTTCACGACATCGCGGTCGATGCCGAGGGCTTCCGCCGCGACTCCACCGGTACGGCGGTCGAAGCGGGCGTGACCTTCAACTATGCGGACAAGCTGACCGGCGACGTCGCCGTTGGTTACCTGAATCGCCGCTATCAGGATCCGATGCTCAAGCCGGTCAACGGCTTCATTGCCGACGCCAATCTCACCTGGCAGTTCGCCAAGGAGACGGCGATCGCGCTCGGCGCCAAGTCGCAGGTGGTCGAGATCACCGAGCCCGGCATCTCCGGCGTTCTCAAGCGCGACGTCACCGTCGGCGTCGAGCACCAGTTCGAGCCGTGGCTGGTCGGCACCTTCCTCGCCGGCTACGGCCAGGACGCATTCACCGGAACGACCCGCGTCGACAACCGCTATCTCGTCGAGCTCGGCATGCTCTACAAATTCTCCCGCCTGCTCCAGTTCCGCGCCAGCGTCCGGCGCGAGGAGACGCGCTCGAACTTCCGCGAGAACAATCTGTCGGCGACGGTGGTGCAGGTCGGCGCCAGGGTGCAGTACTGA
- a CDS encoding cupredoxin domain-containing protein, translated as MKLFQNVLAAGAVTLLTGAVAMPAGAAETTIEISVKDNKFQPAELKAPADTPIVFKVKNLDGAPVEFESEPLQFETVIKPNMEGVVKVKAQKPGRYEFFDDFHQGNKGTLVVE; from the coding sequence ATGAAGCTCTTTCAGAACGTACTCGCCGCAGGAGCCGTCACGCTGCTGACCGGGGCGGTTGCAATGCCTGCGGGTGCAGCCGAGACCACCATCGAGATTTCGGTGAAGGACAACAAGTTTCAGCCGGCCGAGCTGAAGGCGCCGGCCGATACGCCGATCGTGTTCAAGGTCAAGAACCTGGATGGCGCGCCGGTCGAGTTCGAGAGCGAGCCGCTGCAGTTCGAGACGGTGATCAAGCCGAACATGGAGGGTGTCGTGAAGGTCAAGGCGCAGAAGCCCGGCCGCTACGAGTTCTTCGACGACTTCCACCAGGGCAACAAGGGCACGCTGGTCGTCGAGTGA